One genomic window of Actinoplanes lobatus includes the following:
- a CDS encoding acyl-CoA dehydrogenase family protein — protein sequence MSTTQRKTTDVSEKQARQTAEAARESEWTRPSFGKELFLGRFRLDLIDPPPAATPRPAFLDRLEEFLRSEVDGARIEREARIPDEVFQGLARLGAFGMKIDEEFGGLGLSNLHYCKALTMTGSVNASVAALLSAHQSIGVPQPLKLFGTEAQKRAFLPRLAAGEVSAFLLTEPDVGSDPARLGTVAEPVEGGFRLNGVKLWATNGTVATLLVVMARVPEKGITAFVVEGDAPGITVERRNAFLGLRGLENSVTRFHDVFVPAENVIGGLGKGLRIALTTLNTGRLSLPAMCVGAGKRALAIAREWSADRVQWGRPVGTHEAVAKKIAFIAATTYAMESMLDLCCRIADDHRNDIRIEAALVKLFASEMSWLVADELIQIRGGRGYETAESLDARGERAAEAEQILRDLRINRIFEGSTEIMHLLIAREAVDAHLSVAGDIIDPDADLARKARAGARAGAFYARWLPTLTVGSGQNPSAYGEFGPLAHHLRWVERTSRRLARSTFYAMSRWQGRMERKQAFLGRIVDIGAELFAMAAVVSRAHAERDDRPAGRELADLFCRQARLRAEAHLAALWDNTDALDAKAAERVLGGRYAFLEEGVIHPPADKPWVAAWEPGASTAEDVRRRIPPPSG from the coding sequence ATGAGCACGACTCAGCGCAAAACCACCGACGTCTCCGAGAAGCAGGCCCGCCAGACCGCGGAGGCCGCCCGCGAGTCCGAGTGGACCCGTCCCAGCTTCGGCAAGGAGCTGTTCCTCGGCCGGTTCCGGCTCGACCTGATCGACCCACCACCGGCGGCTACGCCCCGGCCCGCGTTCCTGGACCGGCTGGAGGAGTTCCTGCGGTCCGAAGTGGACGGCGCCCGGATCGAGCGGGAGGCGCGGATCCCCGACGAGGTCTTCCAGGGTCTCGCCCGGCTGGGCGCCTTCGGCATGAAGATCGACGAGGAGTTCGGCGGTCTCGGTCTGTCCAACCTGCACTACTGCAAGGCGCTGACCATGACCGGCTCGGTGAACGCCTCGGTGGCCGCGCTGCTCTCCGCACACCAGTCGATCGGTGTGCCGCAGCCGCTCAAGCTGTTCGGCACCGAGGCGCAGAAGCGGGCGTTCCTGCCCCGGCTGGCGGCCGGCGAGGTGTCCGCGTTCCTGCTCACCGAACCGGACGTCGGCTCCGACCCGGCCCGGCTGGGCACGGTGGCCGAGCCGGTGGAGGGCGGCTTCCGGCTCAACGGGGTGAAGCTGTGGGCCACCAACGGCACGGTCGCCACCCTGCTGGTGGTGATGGCCCGGGTCCCGGAGAAGGGGATCACCGCGTTCGTGGTGGAGGGCGACGCGCCGGGCATCACGGTCGAGCGGCGCAACGCGTTCCTCGGGCTGCGCGGCCTGGAGAACAGCGTGACCCGCTTCCACGACGTGTTCGTGCCGGCGGAGAACGTGATCGGTGGCCTCGGCAAGGGCCTGCGGATCGCGCTGACCACGCTGAACACCGGCCGGCTGTCGCTGCCGGCGATGTGCGTCGGCGCCGGCAAGCGGGCGCTGGCGATCGCCCGGGAGTGGTCGGCCGACCGCGTCCAGTGGGGCCGCCCGGTCGGTACCCACGAGGCGGTGGCCAAGAAGATCGCCTTCATCGCCGCCACGACGTACGCCATGGAGTCCATGCTCGACCTCTGCTGCCGGATCGCCGACGACCACCGCAACGACATCCGGATCGAGGCCGCCCTGGTCAAGCTGTTCGCCAGCGAGATGTCGTGGCTGGTGGCCGACGAGCTGATCCAGATCCGCGGCGGCCGCGGTTACGAGACGGCCGAGTCGCTGGACGCCCGCGGCGAACGGGCCGCCGAGGCCGAGCAGATCCTCCGCGACCTGCGGATCAACCGGATCTTCGAGGGCTCGACCGAGATCATGCACCTGCTCATCGCCCGGGAGGCGGTCGACGCGCACCTGTCGGTGGCCGGCGACATCATCGACCCGGACGCCGATCTCGCCCGCAAGGCTCGCGCCGGGGCGCGAGCCGGGGCGTTCTACGCACGCTGGCTGCCCACGCTCACGGTCGGTTCGGGGCAGAACCCTTCGGCGTACGGGGAATTCGGTCCCCTGGCGCACCACCTGCGGTGGGTGGAACGCACCTCGCGACGGCTGGCCCGGTCCACGTTCTACGCGATGTCCCGCTGGCAGGGCCGGATGGAGCGCAAGCAGGCGTTCCTGGGCCGGATCGTGGACATCGGCGCCGAGTTGTTCGCGATGGCCGCGGTGGTCTCCCGGGCACACGCCGAACGCGACGACCGTCCCGCCGGCCGGGAGCTGGCCGACCTGTTCTGCCGGCAGGCGCGGCTGCGGGCCGAGGCGCACCTGGCCGCCCTGTGGGACAACACCGACGCCCTGGACGCGAAGGCCGCCGAGCGGGTGCTCGGCGGCCGGTACGCGTTCCTGGAGGAGGGGGTGATCCACCCGCCGGCGGACAAGCCGTGGGTGGCGGCGTGGGAGCCCGGCGCCAGCACCGCCGAGGACGTCCGCCGCCGGATCCCACCCCCGTCCGGCTGA
- a CDS encoding S1C family serine protease gives MTVLRPEGAETPEPPPEERKSRWNTADLRRRVLIGAIVVWAVAITVLVAVRGGGDDGTPAATAPSAVPSASDAPLTVAQIYQTLTPSVVVIETTGHDSRDRAEAGSGTGVIANADGTVLTALHVVDGAETIELTYADGTKAAAKLRSEDPSRDIAMLTPEKLPETLVPAVLGGGAAVGDDVVAIGNPLGLVFSTTSGVVSGLNRKLNGDDGGQGIEGLIQFDAAVNPGNSGGPLINDRGQVIGIVIALANPSGAGTFIGIGFAVPIGAALGGTGEGDGQSPPL, from the coding sequence ATGACGGTGCTCCGCCCGGAGGGAGCCGAGACACCGGAACCCCCTCCGGAGGAGCGGAAGAGCCGATGGAACACCGCTGATCTGCGTCGCCGGGTGCTCATCGGGGCGATCGTGGTGTGGGCCGTGGCGATCACGGTGCTCGTGGCCGTACGCGGTGGGGGTGATGACGGCACGCCTGCCGCGACCGCCCCGTCGGCCGTGCCGTCCGCCTCGGACGCGCCCCTCACCGTGGCGCAGATCTACCAGACGCTCACCCCGTCGGTGGTGGTCATCGAGACCACCGGGCACGACTCGCGGGACCGCGCCGAGGCGGGCAGCGGCACCGGCGTGATCGCCAACGCCGACGGCACCGTCCTGACCGCCCTGCACGTGGTCGACGGCGCCGAGACGATCGAGCTCACCTACGCCGACGGCACCAAGGCCGCGGCCAAGCTGCGGAGCGAGGACCCGTCGCGGGACATCGCCATGCTCACCCCGGAGAAACTGCCGGAGACGCTGGTCCCGGCGGTGCTCGGCGGCGGTGCCGCGGTCGGCGACGACGTGGTGGCGATCGGCAACCCGCTCGGGCTGGTCTTCAGCACCACCAGCGGCGTCGTCTCCGGGCTGAACCGGAAGCTGAACGGCGACGATGGTGGGCAGGGAATCGAAGGCCTCATCCAGTTCGACGCGGCGGTCAACCCCGGCAACTCGGGCGGACCGCTGATCAACGACCGCGGGCAGGTGATCGGGATCGTGATCGCGCTGGCCAACCCGAGCGGCGCCGGCACCTTCATCGGCATCGGGTTCGCCGTGCCGATCGGGGCGGCGCTCGGCGGCACCGGCGAGGGCGACGGACAGTCGCCTCCCCTCTGA
- a CDS encoding FAD-dependent oxidoreductase, protein MNRPLRVAVIGAGPAGIYAADHLIKASETVTVDIFDKLPTPYGLIRYGVAPDHPRIKEIVNALFRVLDNPRIRFIGNVSYGVDVKPEELNRFYDATVISTGAEKDRSLDIPGIDLQGSFGGADFASWFNGHPDVPRDWPLEAREVAVIGAGNVAIDVARILAKTADELLVTEIPDNVYQALRSSPVTDVHLFSRRGPGQVKFTPQELRELDHSENVEVIVHPEGIEFDEASLEAMRQTRHIKMCVDILQNWAVRDPRDRPRRLHLYFLQAPVEVLGEDGKVVGLRTETQELTGDGWVRGTGEFTDWDVQAVYRAVGYLSSALPDLPFDTRTGTIPHAAGRVIDLDGEHVPGTYVAGWIKRGPVGLIGHTKGCSGETVASLLEDQEQGRLPLAPEGDPDAPVAYLEQRGLPITTWAGWQLLDAHEIALGEPHGRKRIKVVDRDEMTAISRG, encoded by the coding sequence GCATCGGAGACGGTCACCGTCGACATCTTCGACAAGCTGCCGACCCCCTACGGTCTCATCCGGTACGGCGTGGCCCCGGACCACCCGCGGATCAAGGAGATCGTCAACGCGCTCTTCCGGGTCCTGGACAACCCCCGGATCCGGTTCATCGGCAACGTCTCGTACGGCGTCGACGTCAAGCCGGAGGAGCTGAACCGCTTCTACGACGCCACGGTCATCTCCACCGGCGCGGAGAAGGACCGGTCCCTCGACATCCCGGGCATCGACCTCCAGGGCAGCTTCGGTGGCGCGGACTTCGCCTCCTGGTTCAACGGGCACCCGGACGTGCCGCGCGACTGGCCGCTGGAGGCCCGCGAGGTCGCCGTCATCGGCGCCGGCAACGTGGCCATCGACGTCGCCCGGATCCTCGCCAAGACCGCCGACGAGCTGCTGGTCACCGAGATCCCGGACAACGTCTACCAGGCCCTCAGGTCCAGCCCGGTCACCGACGTGCACCTGTTCTCCCGCCGCGGCCCGGGCCAGGTCAAGTTCACCCCGCAGGAACTGCGCGAGCTGGACCACTCGGAGAACGTCGAGGTGATCGTCCACCCCGAGGGCATCGAGTTCGACGAGGCCAGCCTCGAGGCGATGCGCCAGACCCGGCACATCAAGATGTGCGTGGACATCCTCCAGAACTGGGCCGTCCGCGACCCGCGGGACCGTCCGCGCCGCCTGCACCTGTACTTCCTCCAGGCCCCGGTCGAGGTGCTCGGCGAGGACGGCAAGGTCGTCGGCCTGCGTACCGAGACCCAGGAGCTGACCGGCGACGGCTGGGTGCGCGGCACCGGCGAGTTCACCGACTGGGACGTGCAGGCCGTCTACCGTGCGGTCGGCTACCTCAGCTCCGCGCTGCCGGACCTGCCGTTCGACACCCGTACCGGCACCATCCCGCACGCCGCCGGCCGGGTCATCGACCTCGACGGCGAGCACGTCCCCGGCACCTACGTGGCCGGCTGGATCAAGCGCGGCCCGGTCGGCCTGATCGGCCACACCAAGGGCTGCTCCGGTGAGACGGTCGCCAGCCTCCTGGAGGACCAGGAGCAGGGCCGGCTGCCGCTCGCCCCGGAGGGCGACCCGGACGCCCCGGTCGCCTACCTGGAGCAGCGCGGCCTGCCGATCACCACCTGGGCCGGCTGGCAGCTGCTGGACGCCCACGAGATCGCGCTCGGCGAGCCGCACGGCCGCAAGCGGATCAAGGTCGTCGACCGCGACGAGATGACCGCCATCTCGCGCGGCTGA